In Phormidium ambiguum IAM M-71, a single window of DNA contains:
- a CDS encoding tetratricopeptide repeat protein: MNRKMRLLITGIVITLGIVTSFPSAIKAKKPTPSAEQCAEVEKAKNLIQQASQLYKQGKYAEAVPLVQRALAMQEKVLGSEHPDVALSLIALGELHLKLGNHDQAESLFRRSRSTRLYSLGSQNPDREVCQNQNSRP, from the coding sequence ATGAACCGAAAAATGCGGTTGTTGATAACTGGCATTGTCATCACTCTGGGTATTGTCACGAGTTTTCCCAGTGCAATAAAGGCAAAAAAACCAACACCTTCTGCTGAACAGTGTGCTGAGGTGGAAAAAGCAAAAAACCTCATACAACAAGCTTCTCAGCTTTACAAACAAGGTAAGTATGCAGAAGCGGTTCCTCTGGTGCAACGTGCGCTGGCGATGCAGGAGAAAGTTCTGGGTTCAGAGCATCCCGATGTTGCTCTCAGTCTCATCGCGTTGGGAGAACTGCACTTAAAATTGGGTAATCATGACCAAGCAGAAAGTTTGTTTCGACGCTCTCGGTCTACCCGATTATACTCTCTTGGTTCTCAGAATCCCGATCGAGAAGTTTGTCAAAATCAAAACTCACGTCCATGA